One segment of Coffea arabica cultivar ET-39 chromosome 7c, Coffea Arabica ET-39 HiFi, whole genome shotgun sequence DNA contains the following:
- the LOC140010557 gene encoding uncharacterized protein gives MSVAEYEVQFTNLSRFAPELVTTEQRRVRRFVQGLNVEIQEGLASVRIDTFADAVEKAQRVEVARAQVKSFQAKKRFAPNSSREPTYGNAPPAKVGRETIGVNSPGAPRGAQARGNGARNAGGINNGNRVGPIGRGQPRNTSQGGRAIVPQVNCAYCKKSGHAMDGCWKKQGRCLKCGSSEHQIAGCPKMQEGGNPNARPNTSGGSRPTVPARVYAIDDQPVPDFSEVVEGTLPIFHRLAKVLIDPGATHSFVNPSFMSGIDVRPVKLPFDLEVRTPMSDKKIIASLAFKNCEFWIGERKMLVDLINLDIKEYDVIIGMDFLGQYHAKLDCRAKVVEFCIPGEATLRLDVKGRLASSAMISGIRARKMLSKGAQGFLAFMINAPSDQVKFEDVPVVQEFSDVFPEELKTLPPEREVEFKIDLVPGTAPISKSVPDGSC, from the coding sequence atgagtgtcgccgaatatgaagTCCAGTTCACAAACCTATCCCGttttgctcctgaattggtaACCACGGAGCAAAGGCGAGTCAGAAGGTTTGTGCAGGGTCTGAATGTAGAAATACAGGAAGGGTTAGCTTCCGTGAGGATAGATACCTTTGCAGATGCCGTCGAGAAAGCCCAGAGAGTTGAAGTAGCAAGGGCTCAAGTGAAATCTTTTCaggccaagaaaagatttgCTCCTAACAGTAGTCGGGAGCCGACGTATGGAAATGCTCCACCGGCCAAAGTGGGCCGAGAAACCATTGGAGTGAATAGTCCTGGAGCACCACGAGGCGCCCAAGCAAGAGGAAACGGGGCCAGGAATGCAGGGGGAATAAATAATGGAAACAGAGTGGGACCGATTGGAAGGGGACAACCTAGAAATACCTCGCAAGGAGGCCGAGCAATAGTTCCCCAAGTGAATTGTGCATATTGTAAGAAATCTGGTCATGCTATGGATGGCTGCTGGAAGAAGCAAGGGAGGTGCTTGAAATGCGGAAGTAGCGAGCACCAAATTGCTGGATGTCCAAAAATGCAGGAAGGGGGTAATCCAAACGCTAGACCAAACACTTCTGGAGGGAGTCGGCCAACAGTTCCTGCCAGGGTGTATGCTATAGATGACCAACCTGTACCTGATTTCTCGGAAGTCGTGGAAGGTACTCTCCCCATTTTCCATCGATTAGCTAAAGTGTTAATTGACCCTGGTGCAACTCATTCATTCGTAAATCCATCATTTATGTCTGGAATAGATGTGAGACCTGTTAAATTACCCTTCGATCTTGAAGTTAGGACACCAATGAGTGATAAGAAGATAATCGCTAGCTTAGCCTTTAAGAATTGTGAATTCTGGATTGGAGAGCGTAAAATGCTTGTGGATCTAATCAATCTGGACATAAAAGAGTACGATGTTATCATAGGAATGGATTTTCTAGGCCAATATCATGCTAAGTTGGATTGTCGAgcaaaagtggtagaattctGTATACCTGGAGAAGCAACTCTGAGGTTAGATGTTAAGGGTAGGTTAGCATCATCCGCTATGATCTCAGGTATACGGGCAAGGAAAATGTTGTCAAAAGGAGCTCaaggtttcttagctttcatgatTAATGCTCCCAGTGATCAAGTGAAGTTTGAAGATGTACCAGTGGTACAAGAATTTTCGGATGTTTTTCCGGAAGAGCTTAAGACTCTACCGCCGGAAAGAGAAGTGGAATTTAAGATTGACTTGGTGCCTGGAACGGCTCCGATTTCTAAATCCGTACCGGATGGCTCCTGCTGA